One part of the Arthrobacter sp. EM1 genome encodes these proteins:
- a CDS encoding ankyrin repeat domain-containing protein, whose product MTEGSSVPDEETLALAHRLFDAARQGDSATLGSYLAAGAPAGLTNTAGDSLLMLAAYHGHADAVRLILAHGGDANTANDRGQTPLAGAVFKGYTEVSRVLVDAGADPDAGTPSARAAAQMFERNDILALLG is encoded by the coding sequence ATGACTGAGGGAAGCTCCGTGCCTGACGAAGAGACCCTGGCGCTGGCACACAGACTTTTTGACGCTGCCCGGCAGGGTGACTCCGCCACTCTTGGCAGCTACCTCGCCGCCGGGGCCCCGGCGGGCTTAACGAACACGGCGGGGGATTCCTTGCTGATGCTTGCGGCATACCACGGCCACGCCGACGCCGTCCGGCTCATCCTGGCGCACGGCGGAGACGCGAACACCGCCAACGACCGAGGCCAGACGCCGCTGGCAGGGGCCGTGTTCAAGGGCTACACGGAGGTGTCCCGGGTGCTGGTCGACGCCGGGGCGGACCCCGACGCCGGGACGCCATCGGCCCGGGCGGCCGCGCAAATGTTCGAGCGCAACGACATCCTGGCGCTGCTGGGCTGA
- a CDS encoding permease, with protein sequence MKTWIIGVIGLAGLAAIVGASYISAAALLAVAVIAAAAVGVGWPHFLGIPAKKTLAVLIGLPGVGAAVAATYLPGPGFLDWTPSFMAAGVMAVFVMQLIRGTGQAQRLESTLGSSAGVLLSCLGAGWIACSRFNGVREMLLVAAISAAIALLAGLIRWPDRVVAPLGIVGAGLAGPLAGLVFSDIAVLPAAVVGVVVGAVLMSFRRLVILRGESLSFAAALGMGLGPVSAVGSLAYFIDKLLIY encoded by the coding sequence GTGAAAACCTGGATCATCGGCGTTATCGGCTTGGCCGGACTCGCCGCGATAGTCGGCGCATCGTACATCTCGGCGGCGGCGCTGCTGGCCGTGGCAGTGATCGCCGCCGCCGCCGTCGGAGTCGGCTGGCCGCATTTCCTGGGCATCCCGGCCAAAAAGACCCTTGCCGTCCTGATCGGGTTGCCCGGCGTCGGCGCCGCCGTTGCCGCGACGTACCTTCCCGGCCCGGGTTTCCTTGACTGGACGCCATCGTTTATGGCGGCCGGGGTGATGGCGGTCTTTGTGATGCAGCTGATCCGCGGGACCGGCCAGGCGCAGCGCCTGGAGTCCACGCTCGGTTCCAGCGCCGGTGTTTTGCTCTCCTGCCTGGGCGCAGGCTGGATCGCGTGCTCCCGATTCAACGGCGTCCGTGAAATGCTCCTGGTCGCGGCAATCAGCGCTGCGATTGCCCTGCTGGCCGGCCTGATCCGCTGGCCGGACAGGGTTGTGGCGCCGCTGGGCATCGTCGGTGCAGGGCTGGCCGGGCCGCTCGCGGGCCTCGTCTTTTCCGACATCGCGGTGCTGCCGGCCGCGGTCGTTGGGGTGGTGGTGGGCGCCGTGCTGATGAGTTTCCGCCGCCTGGTGATCCTTCGCGGCGAATCTCTCAGCTTTGCGGCGGCCCTCGGAATGGGGCTGGGCCCGGTCTCCGCCGTCGGTTCGCTGGCTTACTTCATAGACAAACTACTCATCTACTAA
- a CDS encoding folate-binding protein: MTTKNPLLERPGAVEAVGADAGVASHYGEPLREQRALAAGTALVDLSHRGVVTVAGPDRLSWLNTLSSQQLTTLGPGQSSELLLLSVQGRIEFDARVVDDGATTWLVVEAAEAAPLAEWLNKMKFMLRVEIIDASADWAVLGTTRRVPEFSGLLVWEDPWPHVGAGGYSYAVVGEDSHPGLERPWFEYLVPAGELEATVGARPLAGVWAAEALRIAAWRPRWGAETDDRTIPHELDLLRTAVHLNKGCYKGQETVARVHNLGHPPRRLVFLQLDGSQHTMPAVGSEVRAGERKVGTVTSVAQHYEMGPVALAVVKRSVSPEDVLTVLDGEEPYTAAQELIVAPDAGQVVGRQTGFLRGTR; the protein is encoded by the coding sequence ATGACTACCAAAAACCCCCTGTTGGAGCGGCCCGGCGCCGTCGAGGCCGTCGGGGCTGATGCCGGCGTCGCCTCCCACTACGGCGAACCGCTGCGCGAACAGCGGGCCCTGGCTGCCGGGACCGCCCTTGTGGATCTGTCCCACCGCGGCGTCGTCACCGTTGCCGGGCCGGACCGGCTGAGCTGGCTTAACACGCTCTCCTCCCAGCAGCTGACCACCCTTGGGCCGGGGCAGTCCAGTGAACTGCTGCTGCTCAGCGTGCAGGGCCGGATCGAATTCGACGCACGGGTCGTGGACGACGGTGCCACGACCTGGCTTGTTGTCGAGGCGGCCGAGGCCGCGCCGCTGGCCGAGTGGCTGAACAAAATGAAGTTTATGCTCCGGGTCGAGATCATCGACGCATCCGCGGACTGGGCCGTGCTGGGTACCACCCGCCGGGTACCTGAGTTCTCCGGCCTGCTGGTCTGGGAAGACCCGTGGCCCCATGTCGGGGCCGGCGGCTACTCGTACGCGGTGGTGGGGGAGGATTCCCACCCGGGGCTCGAACGGCCGTGGTTCGAGTACCTCGTCCCGGCCGGGGAACTTGAAGCCACCGTCGGGGCACGCCCGCTCGCGGGGGTCTGGGCGGCCGAAGCGCTGCGCATCGCGGCGTGGCGGCCCCGCTGGGGCGCCGAAACCGACGACCGGACCATCCCGCACGAACTCGACCTGCTCCGCACCGCCGTGCACCTGAACAAAGGCTGCTACAAGGGCCAGGAAACAGTGGCCCGGGTGCATAACCTGGGCCACCCGCCGCGCCGGCTGGTGTTCCTGCAGCTCGACGGATCACAGCACACCATGCCCGCCGTCGGCAGCGAAGTCCGCGCCGGTGAGCGCAAGGTGGGCACCGTCACCTCCGTAGCCCAGCACTATGAAATGGGGCCGGTGGCCCTGGCAGTGGTCAAACGCTCGGTCTCGCCGGAGGACGTGCTGACAGTACTTGACGGCGAAGAGCCCTACACCGCGGCGCAGGAACTTATTGTGGCTCCCGACGCCGGACAGGTTGTAGGACGGCAGACCGGTTTCCTGCGGGGGACTCGATGA
- a CDS encoding dihydrofolate reductase, translating to MSDDNIQTAQPADFSTRLAALTGLGVVWAQTSTGVIGQDGGMPWRLPEDMAHFTRLTTGHPVIMGRKTWESFPDKYRPLPGRTNIVITRQRGWGETPSAAGATAVASLDDALLESQFAPGNNMVWIVGGGNIYAQSMDLADVAVITTIDASTEGDTFAPELGYDWTLDGSLPADGWETAGNGARYRINVWRRTEA from the coding sequence ATGAGCGACGACAATATACAGACCGCGCAGCCCGCGGATTTTTCCACCAGGCTGGCAGCCCTCACCGGGCTCGGCGTGGTGTGGGCCCAAACCAGTACCGGTGTCATCGGCCAGGACGGCGGAATGCCGTGGCGCCTGCCCGAGGACATGGCACACTTCACCCGGCTCACGACAGGCCACCCCGTCATCATGGGCCGGAAGACATGGGAATCCTTTCCGGACAAGTACCGCCCGCTGCCCGGGCGGACCAATATTGTTATCACCCGCCAGCGCGGCTGGGGCGAAACTCCGTCCGCGGCGGGCGCCACCGCCGTCGCCTCACTGGACGATGCACTCCTTGAGTCCCAGTTCGCACCGGGCAACAACATGGTCTGGATTGTCGGCGGCGGCAACATCTACGCCCAGTCCATGGACCTCGCCGATGTCGCCGTTATCACCACAATCGACGCCAGCACGGAGGGCGACACCTTCGCCCCCGAGCTTGGGTACGACTGGACCTTGGACGGAAGCCTGCCGGCCGACGGCTGGGAGACCGCCGGAAACGGCGCCCGCTACCGCATCAACGTGTGGCGCCGGACGGAGGCCTAA
- a CDS encoding NUDIX hydrolase, which yields MSSDAPVADQSDHPGEAIAVVAAGALPWRVTPGDKGQLQVLLIHRPRYDDWSWPKGKIDPGETVPECAAREVEEEIGLTAPLGIPLPAIHYHVPAGLKVVHYWAVDVDGAPLRPDGKEVDSVMWCSPEKAATLLSNPSDIAPLEHLAGAHSRGELKTWPLLVVRHAKAKPRSSWSKAEGDRPLAATGMRQAQAVGRLLQAWKPLRIVSSPWLRCVATIAPYAKASDAKVKLNEALTEHRHGRHPHKTAAAVEDLFDKQRAVALCTHRPALPTVFAQLGKHMGSRLRAQLPEEEPFLAPGEIVVCHVAHHSGDKVVAVERFRPFDD from the coding sequence TTGAGTAGCGATGCACCGGTTGCCGACCAGAGCGACCATCCCGGCGAAGCAATTGCCGTGGTGGCGGCGGGCGCCCTGCCCTGGCGCGTCACCCCGGGTGACAAAGGCCAGCTTCAGGTCCTGCTGATCCACCGCCCGCGCTATGACGACTGGTCCTGGCCCAAAGGCAAGATCGACCCGGGCGAGACCGTACCCGAATGTGCAGCCCGGGAGGTCGAGGAGGAAATCGGGCTGACGGCGCCGCTGGGCATCCCCTTGCCCGCCATCCACTATCACGTCCCCGCCGGGCTGAAGGTGGTCCATTATTGGGCCGTCGACGTCGACGGCGCCCCGCTCCGGCCGGACGGCAAGGAAGTGGACAGCGTGATGTGGTGCTCGCCGGAGAAGGCAGCGACGCTGCTGAGCAACCCGAGCGACATCGCCCCGCTTGAGCACCTGGCGGGCGCCCATTCCCGGGGTGAGCTGAAGACCTGGCCGCTGCTGGTGGTGCGCCACGCCAAGGCCAAACCGCGCTCCTCATGGTCCAAAGCCGAAGGGGACAGGCCGCTGGCCGCCACCGGGATGCGGCAGGCGCAGGCGGTGGGCCGGCTCCTGCAGGCATGGAAACCACTGCGGATAGTTTCAAGTCCGTGGTTGAGGTGTGTGGCCACCATCGCCCCGTACGCCAAGGCTTCGGATGCGAAAGTAAAGCTTAATGAAGCCCTTACGGAACACCGTCACGGCCGCCATCCGCACAAGACTGCCGCCGCCGTCGAAGACCTCTTTGACAAACAGCGGGCCGTGGCGCTGTGCACCCACCGCCCGGCGCTGCCTACCGTGTTCGCCCAGCTCGGAAAGCACATGGGTTCCCGGTTGCGCGCCCAGCTCCCGGAGGAGGAACCGTTCCTGGCCCCCGGCGAGATTGTGGTGTGCCATGTGGCGCACCACAGCGGGGACAAAGTGGTCGCCGTCGAGCGGTTCAGGCCCTTCGACGACTAA
- a CDS encoding thymidylate synthase, with product MSIPTPYEDLLRDVIEHGTHKSDRTGTGTLSVFGRQMRFDLSKSFPLVTTKRVHFKSVAVELLWFLRGDTNVKWMQDQGVTIWNEWADADGELGPVYGVQWRSWPTPDGGHIDQIAELIANLKTDPDSRRHIVSAWNVAELKDMALPPCHAFFQFYVADGKLSCQLYQRSADTFLGVPFNIASYALLTCMIAQQTGLEPGEFVWTGGDVHVYDNHMDQVLKQLTRTPYDYPQLAFARKPESIFDYTLDDFEVVGYRHHPTIKAPIAV from the coding sequence GTGAGCATCCCAACACCCTATGAAGACTTGCTGCGCGATGTCATCGAACACGGCACGCACAAATCCGACCGGACCGGCACCGGCACCTTGAGTGTGTTCGGCCGCCAGATGCGCTTCGATCTGAGCAAAAGCTTCCCCCTGGTCACCACCAAACGAGTGCACTTCAAGTCCGTCGCGGTCGAGCTGCTGTGGTTCCTCCGCGGGGACACGAATGTGAAGTGGATGCAGGACCAGGGTGTCACCATCTGGAACGAATGGGCCGACGCCGACGGCGAACTCGGACCGGTCTACGGCGTCCAGTGGCGCTCCTGGCCGACTCCCGACGGCGGCCACATCGACCAGATCGCCGAACTAATCGCGAACCTCAAAACCGACCCGGACTCGCGCCGGCACATCGTCTCCGCCTGGAACGTCGCCGAGCTCAAAGACATGGCTCTCCCGCCGTGCCACGCGTTCTTCCAGTTCTATGTGGCCGACGGCAAACTCTCCTGCCAGCTCTACCAGCGTTCCGCGGACACCTTTTTGGGTGTGCCGTTTAACATCGCCTCGTATGCCCTGCTCACCTGCATGATCGCCCAGCAGACTGGCCTGGAACCGGGCGAATTTGTCTGGACCGGCGGCGACGTCCACGTTTACGACAACCACATGGACCAGGTTCTCAAGCAGCTCACCCGCACGCCCTATGACTACCCGCAGCTGGCGTTCGCCCGTAAGCCGGAGTCCATCTTCGACTACACCCTCGATGATTTCGAAGTGGTCGGATACCGGCACCACCCGACGATTAAGGCCCCGATAGCCGTATGA
- a CDS encoding response regulator transcription factor, which translates to MSHILLLTNSTGSSVDVLPALELLNHRVHILPAEPTALLETDPCDIVLLDARKDLVGARSLTQLLKATGLSAPLMLILTEGGMAAVSSAWAVDDIVLESAGPAEVEARIRLGIARAVPDKDDAPAEIRAAGVVIDEASYTARVNGAPLNLTFKEFELLKYLAQHPGRVFTRQQLLTEVWGYDYYGGTRTVDVHVRRLRAKLGADHENLISTVRNVGYRLTLVRHPEEELTGA; encoded by the coding sequence ATGTCGCACATCCTGCTACTGACGAACAGCACCGGCTCATCGGTGGACGTCCTGCCTGCGCTGGAATTACTGAACCACCGGGTCCACATTCTCCCCGCCGAGCCGACAGCCCTCCTGGAGACGGACCCTTGCGACATCGTCCTCCTCGACGCCCGCAAAGATCTCGTCGGCGCGCGCTCCCTGACCCAACTGCTCAAGGCCACCGGCCTGAGCGCCCCGCTGATGTTGATACTGACCGAGGGCGGCATGGCCGCCGTCTCCTCTGCCTGGGCCGTCGATGACATCGTTCTCGAGTCGGCCGGGCCCGCAGAAGTCGAAGCCCGCATCCGCCTCGGCATCGCCCGGGCCGTCCCTGACAAGGACGATGCCCCCGCCGAAATCCGGGCCGCCGGCGTCGTGATCGATGAGGCCAGCTACACGGCCCGCGTCAACGGCGCTCCGCTGAACCTGACATTCAAGGAATTTGAACTGCTCAAATACCTGGCCCAGCACCCCGGCCGGGTCTTCACCCGCCAGCAACTGCTGACCGAGGTCTGGGGCTACGACTACTACGGCGGTACCCGCACCGTGGACGTCCACGTCCGGCGGCTGCGGGCGAAGCTCGGCGCCGACCACGAGAACCTGATCAGCACGGTCCGCAACGTCGGCTACCGCCTGACCCTGGTCCGGCACCCGGAGGAAGAGCTCACCGGGGCCTGA
- a CDS encoding PadR family transcriptional regulator produces the protein MPRATPLTPLGVAALSLLAEEPMHPYEMYQLLVARHEDRLVKVRPGTLYHAVGRLEEQGLVAATGTDREGNRPERTTYEISGAGREALTLRLQDMLATPVNEYPSFPMAVSEAYNLRAGVVIELLDRRLIGLREQLDFLSAAQERVRAQQVDRKYWIDMEYQQVMLRAETGWIRSLQQELGTGQLTW, from the coding sequence ATGCCTCGAGCCACGCCGCTGACACCATTGGGCGTTGCCGCACTCTCCCTGCTCGCAGAAGAACCGATGCATCCCTACGAGATGTACCAGCTCCTGGTCGCCCGGCATGAGGACCGTTTGGTCAAGGTCCGTCCGGGAACGCTTTATCACGCAGTCGGGCGGCTTGAAGAGCAGGGGCTGGTGGCCGCGACCGGAACCGACCGTGAAGGCAACCGCCCGGAACGCACCACCTACGAGATTTCCGGGGCGGGCCGGGAGGCTTTGACCCTGCGGCTGCAGGACATGCTCGCTACTCCCGTCAATGAATATCCGTCCTTCCCGATGGCCGTCTCGGAGGCGTACAACCTGCGTGCCGGCGTCGTGATCGAACTGCTCGACCGGCGCCTTATCGGGCTCCGGGAGCAGCTCGACTTCCTCTCCGCCGCGCAAGAACGGGTCCGGGCGCAGCAGGTCGACCGCAAGTACTGGATCGACATGGAGTACCAGCAGGTCATGCTGCGCGCAGAGACCGGCTGGATCCGGAGCCTCCAGCAGGAGCTCGGAACCGGCCAGCTGACCTGGTAG
- a CDS encoding RNA degradosome polyphosphate kinase, which translates to MQRESARTATSEGATSEKKVRPARARFGSSEVPASRATQDRIDIPEFAPNLEPEGDFSPDRFLDRELSWLSFNARVLELAEDPNLHLLERVSFLSIFASNLDEFFMVRVAGLKRRIATGLAVPSPAGLSPMQVLEQIGDEAHRLQQRHANVYAEQIRPALAYEHIHLMHWDELDSQAKDQLSAMFAEKVFPILTPLAVDPAHPFPYISGLSLNLAVVVRNPVSDKELFARLKVPDQLPRLISIDGPRAGSVPGRVARFIALEEVIAVHLDQLFAGMEVLEHHTFRVTRNEDVEVEEDDAENLLQALEKELLRRRFGPPVRLEVTTDINPNIRALLIRELGVEESEVYSVPAPLDLRGLSVIAGIDRADLHYPKHVPHTSRYLNESETSKAANVFAAMRRRDILLHHPYDSFSTSVQAFLEQAASDPKVQAIKQTLYRTSGDSPIVDALIDAAEAGKQVLALVEIKARFDEQANISWARKLEQAGVHVVYGIVGLKTHCKLSLVVRQEVDGLRRYCHIGTGNYHPRTARYYEDLGLLTANEQVGEDLSKLFNQLSGYAPKSTFKRLLVAPRSVRSGLIDRIETEIRNARAGLAARVQIKVNSIVDEAIIDSLYRASQAGVPVDIIVRGICSLRPGVPGLSENITVRSVLGRFLEHSRVFAFANGGDPVVYIGSADMMHRNLDRRVEALVQLTSGDDTTYVMDLLRRYMDPGTASWHLNNQAEWTRHHLAEDGQDLGDIQSWLLNSRSRQRTSGLR; encoded by the coding sequence ATGCAACGGGAATCTGCCCGGACGGCCACGTCCGAGGGCGCCACGTCGGAGAAAAAAGTGCGGCCGGCGCGTGCCCGGTTCGGTTCCTCCGAAGTGCCTGCCTCACGTGCCACCCAAGACCGGATCGACATTCCTGAATTTGCGCCAAATCTGGAGCCGGAGGGTGATTTCAGCCCCGACCGCTTCCTGGACCGCGAGCTGAGCTGGCTCTCTTTCAACGCCCGCGTCCTGGAACTCGCCGAAGACCCCAACCTCCACCTGCTGGAACGCGTCAGCTTCCTCTCCATCTTCGCGTCCAACCTGGATGAGTTCTTTATGGTCCGCGTCGCCGGGCTGAAGCGCAGGATCGCCACCGGGCTCGCCGTCCCGTCTCCCGCCGGCCTCAGCCCAATGCAGGTCCTCGAGCAGATCGGCGACGAGGCCCACAGGCTGCAGCAGCGCCACGCCAATGTCTATGCCGAGCAGATCCGCCCGGCCCTGGCCTACGAGCACATCCACCTGATGCACTGGGATGAGCTCGACTCCCAGGCCAAGGACCAGCTCAGCGCCATGTTCGCGGAGAAGGTCTTCCCGATCCTGACCCCGCTGGCCGTGGACCCGGCCCACCCCTTCCCCTACATTTCCGGACTTTCCCTGAACCTCGCCGTCGTGGTCCGCAACCCGGTCAGCGACAAGGAGCTCTTCGCCCGCCTCAAGGTCCCGGACCAGCTCCCCCGGCTGATCTCGATTGACGGACCGCGCGCCGGCTCGGTGCCGGGCCGGGTGGCACGCTTCATCGCTCTCGAGGAAGTCATCGCCGTCCATCTGGACCAGCTCTTTGCCGGCATGGAGGTGCTCGAACACCACACCTTCCGCGTCACCCGAAACGAAGACGTCGAGGTCGAAGAGGACGACGCCGAAAACCTGCTGCAGGCCCTCGAGAAAGAACTGCTGCGCCGCCGCTTCGGCCCGCCGGTCCGGCTCGAAGTCACCACCGACATCAACCCGAACATCCGTGCGTTGCTGATCCGCGAACTGGGCGTCGAGGAATCCGAGGTCTATTCGGTTCCGGCCCCCTTGGATCTCCGGGGCCTCTCGGTCATCGCCGGAATAGATCGGGCTGACCTGCACTATCCCAAGCATGTCCCGCACACCTCCCGGTACCTTAACGAATCGGAAACGTCCAAGGCGGCGAATGTCTTTGCGGCCATGCGGCGCCGTGACATCCTGCTGCACCACCCCTACGACTCGTTCTCCACCTCGGTGCAGGCGTTCCTGGAACAGGCGGCGTCGGACCCCAAGGTCCAGGCCATCAAACAGACCCTCTACCGCACCTCGGGCGACTCCCCGATCGTTGACGCCCTGATCGATGCCGCCGAGGCAGGCAAGCAGGTGCTGGCCCTGGTCGAGATCAAGGCCCGCTTCGACGAGCAGGCCAACATCTCGTGGGCCCGGAAGCTCGAGCAGGCCGGTGTCCACGTGGTTTACGGCATCGTGGGGCTCAAGACGCACTGCAAGCTGTCACTCGTGGTGCGCCAGGAAGTGGACGGACTCCGCCGGTATTGCCACATCGGCACCGGCAATTACCATCCCCGCACGGCCCGCTACTACGAGGACCTCGGTCTCCTCACCGCCAATGAGCAGGTAGGCGAGGACCTCTCCAAGCTCTTCAACCAGCTCTCCGGCTACGCTCCGAAATCGACGTTCAAGCGGCTTCTGGTGGCACCGCGCTCGGTCCGTTCAGGACTCATCGACCGGATCGAAACAGAGATCCGCAACGCCCGCGCGGGCCTCGCCGCCCGGGTCCAGATCAAGGTCAACTCGATCGTGGACGAAGCAATCATTGATTCCCTCTACCGGGCGTCCCAGGCCGGGGTCCCGGTGGACATCATCGTCCGCGGCATCTGCTCGCTGCGGCCGGGGGTGCCCGGGCTGAGCGAGAACATCACTGTCCGGTCCGTGCTGGGCCGCTTCCTGGAGCACTCCCGCGTTTTCGCCTTCGCAAACGGCGGGGATCCGGTGGTCTACATCGGTTCAGCGGACATGATGCACCGGAACCTTGACCGCCGCGTCGAGGCCCTGGTTCAGCTAACCAGCGGGGACGACACAACATACGTGATGGATCTGCTGCGCCGCTACATGGATCCTGGCACCGCCAGCTGGCACCTCAACAACCAGGCGGAGTGGACCCGCCACCATCTCGCCGAAGACGGTCAGGACCTCGGCGACATTCAGTCCTGGCTGCTCAATTCCCGCTCGCGGCAGCGCACCTCCGGGCTGCGGTAG
- a CDS encoding FABP family protein has product MPIEIPTDLTPEIVPLSWLIGEWEGEGRLGAGEEDSEHFRQHVSFTHNGLPYLQYRAESWLTDDAGTTLRPLTVETGFWALERKQREEDGGPGLIPADIVPVLKSADEVEALRNNDGGFDISVSISHPGGISELYYGQIKGPQIQLSTDMVMRGSHSKEYTAATRIFGLVEGNLLWRWDVASGKGSAGGSGLAAHASAILHKAS; this is encoded by the coding sequence GTGCCGATTGAAATACCGACCGATCTGACACCCGAAATCGTTCCGCTGTCCTGGCTCATAGGTGAGTGGGAGGGTGAGGGCAGGCTGGGCGCCGGGGAAGAGGATTCCGAGCACTTCCGGCAACACGTGTCCTTCACCCACAACGGCCTGCCGTACCTGCAGTACCGGGCCGAGAGCTGGCTGACCGACGACGCCGGCACCACCTTGCGTCCGCTCACTGTCGAAACCGGGTTTTGGGCCCTGGAACGCAAACAGCGCGAGGAGGATGGCGGCCCCGGGCTGATCCCGGCGGACATCGTTCCCGTGCTCAAGAGCGCCGACGAAGTCGAGGCCCTGCGCAACAACGACGGCGGCTTCGATATCTCGGTCTCGATCTCCCATCCCGGCGGGATTTCCGAGTTGTATTACGGCCAAATTAAGGGCCCGCAGATCCAGCTCAGCACCGACATGGTGATGCGCGGCAGCCACTCCAAGGAGTACACCGCCGCGACCCGGATCTTTGGCCTGGTGGAAGGCAACCTGCTGTGGCGCTGGGACGTGGCCTCGGGCAAGGGATCTGCGGGGGGAAGCGGCCTGGCGGCGCACGCATCCGCCATCCTGCACAAAGCGAGCTGA
- the mshD gene encoding mycothiol synthase: MSPAHPETWPVLAAKGAADPQLLKDVTALAAAAEESDGNPPLSEQTLVTLRAADTGGSVGTTTARTLALYSPDDGSDPATAQDLAGIAVVIEEPDGTGVLEIAVHPSYRNQGVADRLVGELRSTRGFAGLKAWSHGNHEAAADLAARYGYGPVRELWKMRLTSTAAELPAIPLPDGVSLRAFVPARDEDRWLAANRAAFAHHPEQGNMTRADLDARMAEQWFDPAGFLLAVDSSDRILGFHWTKVHPRHGDHPAIGEVYVVGVAPGAQGTGLGKALTVAGIGYLQRQGLHAVMLYVDADNVPAVSLYRRLGFTRWDVDVMYAPLQGR, translated from the coding sequence ATGAGTCCTGCGCATCCTGAAACCTGGCCCGTCCTCGCCGCCAAAGGAGCTGCGGATCCGCAGCTCCTGAAGGACGTCACGGCACTCGCGGCCGCCGCGGAGGAATCCGACGGCAATCCGCCGCTGTCCGAACAGACCCTCGTGACGCTGCGTGCCGCGGACACCGGTGGGAGCGTCGGCACCACAACGGCCCGGACACTCGCCCTGTACAGCCCCGATGACGGGTCCGACCCGGCGACGGCACAGGATCTCGCCGGGATCGCCGTCGTCATCGAGGAACCGGACGGCACCGGTGTGCTGGAAATCGCCGTCCACCCCAGCTACCGCAACCAAGGCGTGGCGGACCGGCTGGTCGGCGAACTCCGGAGCACCCGCGGCTTTGCTGGCCTGAAGGCCTGGTCCCATGGCAACCACGAAGCCGCTGCCGACCTCGCCGCACGCTACGGTTACGGACCGGTCCGGGAACTGTGGAAGATGCGCCTCACCAGCACGGCCGCGGAACTGCCCGCGATTCCCCTACCGGACGGTGTAAGCCTTCGTGCCTTCGTCCCGGCGCGGGATGAGGACCGCTGGCTCGCCGCGAACCGGGCCGCTTTCGCGCACCATCCTGAGCAGGGAAACATGACGCGGGCAGATCTCGACGCGAGGATGGCAGAACAGTGGTTCGATCCGGCCGGTTTCCTGCTGGCCGTCGATTCCTCGGACCGGATTCTCGGCTTCCACTGGACCAAGGTGCACCCGCGGCACGGCGACCACCCCGCTATCGGCGAGGTCTACGTGGTGGGCGTGGCACCCGGTGCGCAGGGCACCGGGCTTGGCAAGGCACTGACAGTCGCCGGCATCGGATATCTGCAGCGTCAGGGCCTGCACGCAGTGATGCTCTACGTCGACGCGGACAACGTTCCTGCCGTCTCCTTGTACCGGCGCCTGGGCTTCACCCGCTGGGACGTCGACGTGATGTACGCGCCGCTTCAAGGGCGGTAA
- a CDS encoding flavodoxin family protein: protein MNAIPKTTADFSDLKAVYFNGTLKRSPETSNTQGLIDVSRAIMEKHGVSTRVIRTVDHDIASGVYPDMREHGWQTDEWPELYPAVRDADIVVLAGPIWLGDNSSQTKKLIERLYAHSGELNEQGQWAFYPKVGGCLITGNEDGIKHCAMNVLYSLQHVGFTIPPQADAGWIGAVGPGPSYLDEGSGGPESDFTNRNTTFMTWNLLHLARILKDAGGIPAYGNLPEAWKAGTRFDFENPEYR, encoded by the coding sequence GTGAATGCCATACCCAAAACAACTGCCGATTTCAGCGACCTGAAGGCCGTGTATTTCAACGGCACCCTCAAGAGGTCCCCCGAGACCTCCAACACGCAGGGCCTGATTGACGTCAGCCGCGCCATCATGGAAAAACACGGCGTCAGCACCCGGGTCATCCGGACGGTGGACCACGACATCGCCAGCGGCGTCTATCCGGACATGCGCGAGCATGGCTGGCAGACCGATGAGTGGCCGGAACTGTATCCGGCCGTCCGGGACGCGGACATTGTGGTGCTGGCCGGACCCATCTGGCTCGGCGACAACTCCTCGCAGACGAAGAAGTTGATTGAGCGGCTCTACGCGCACTCGGGCGAGCTGAACGAGCAGGGCCAGTGGGCGTTCTACCCCAAGGTCGGCGGTTGCCTCATCACCGGAAACGAGGATGGGATCAAGCATTGCGCCATGAACGTCCTCTACAGCCTCCAGCACGTCGGCTTCACCATCCCGCCGCAGGCCGACGCCGGCTGGATAGGTGCCGTGGGACCGGGTCCGAGCTACCTTGACGAAGGCTCCGGCGGTCCGGAAAGTGACTTCACCAACCGCAACACCACCTTCATGACCTGGAACCTGCTGCATCTGGCACGGATCCTCAAGGATGCAGGCGGCATTCCTGCCTACGGGAACCTGCCCGAGGCCTGGAAGGCCGGCACCAGGTTTGACTTCGAAAATCCGGAATACCGCTAA